A stretch of the Aminipila terrae genome encodes the following:
- a CDS encoding InlB B-repeat-containing protein yields the protein MKKRGRDYLSKIGLFLIALLIMNLVYFPIEAHAAKEDLKLELKTDTPVVTVGGTVKITLAINGTNNISLIGGTGISYATAFFVMNGSVFGTPTYNATLSSENLLTSGNDLVYPYNPVNPSVGSGNDRFSYAAETPTNVFMKDDCGGADNSVDIVTFFIPVKSGATPGVYQFSFMGNDTTEINEKPALTTDYTEYNPSVNSISIQVVAAQTNHTISFDANGGTGTVTSMQVADGQTSSALPAGTGLTAPTGKKFDSWNTKADGTGTKYAAGATVANVTADMTLYAQYVEDTPQVTHTISFDVNGGTGSVSSMQVADGQTSSALPDGSGLTAPTGKKFDSWNTKADGTGTKYAAGATVANVTADMTLYAQYVEDTPQVTHTISFDANGGTGSVTSLQVADGQTSSALPDGSGLTVPTGKKFDSWNTKADGTGTKYAAGATVANVTADMTLYAQYVEDTPQVTHTISFDVNGGTGSVTSLQVADGQASSALPAGIGLTAPTGKKFDSWNTKADGTGTKYAAGATVANVTADMTLYAQYVEDTPQVTHTISFDVNGGTGSVTSLQVADGQTSSALPDGSGLTVPTGKKFDSWNTKADGTGTKYAAGATVANVTADMTLYAQYVEDTPQVTHTISFDVNGGTGSVTSMQVADGQASSALPAGTGLTAPTGKKFDSWNTKADGTGTKYAAGATVANVTADMTLYAQYVEDTPQVTHTISFDVNGGTGSVTSLQVADGQTSSALPAGTGLTAPTGKKFDSWNTKADGTGTKYAEGATVANVTADMTLYAQYVEDTPQVTHTISFDVNGGTGTVTSLQVADGQTSSALPEGTGLTAPTGKKFDSWNTKADGTGTKYAAGATVANVTADMTLYAQYVEDTPQVTHTISFDVNGGTGSVTSLQVADGQTSSALPEGTGLTAPTGKKFDSWNTKADGTGTKYAAGATVANVTADMTLYAQYVTDSSSGGGSSHSGGGSSSTSASTTIKIVTDKDSKEAVINFSSSSAKVTAVQIKDVIASNKDNNIIIKQNDVTMTFKKGTMQEVSGKTEYDFGVSFATGTLKDTIKKAAGDSFIQSLHFNYSGQLPAKATIDINLGKAYSGQTLNYNYYNPQTGKLEFKQKSTVDSNGIFTVQQSSCSDYVITKYVSATPGKLNLNVESWVNPFTDVAKSDWFYKSVAILNQNNIMGGTDASAFSPNLGTNRGMIATILYRLNGSKETFDSSFTDVTKDQYYANAVAWAQNKGIVTGYGNNIFAPNNNITREQLVSILWRYAGSPVVTDYNGIASFKDAFDISDYAKQAFAWAYQQKIISGKGDNSLDPKGLATRAEVAMMITSYAEK from the coding sequence ATGAAAAAAAGGGGCAGAGACTATTTAAGTAAAATAGGGCTTTTTCTAATAGCACTGCTTATTATGAATTTGGTCTATTTTCCTATAGAAGCACATGCCGCTAAAGAGGACTTAAAGCTGGAATTAAAAACAGATACGCCAGTAGTTACTGTAGGAGGTACAGTTAAGATTACTTTAGCAATAAATGGTACAAATAATATTTCATTAATAGGAGGAACTGGAATATCATATGCAACTGCATTTTTTGTAATGAATGGAAGTGTATTTGGGACACCAACCTATAATGCAACTCTTTCTTCAGAAAATTTATTAACGTCAGGAAATGATCTTGTATACCCGTACAATCCGGTTAACCCTTCAGTTGGATCCGGAAATGATCGATTTTCTTATGCGGCTGAAACTCCAACAAACGTTTTTATGAAAGATGATTGTGGAGGAGCAGATAACTCTGTGGATATAGTAACATTTTTTATTCCAGTTAAATCAGGTGCTACCCCAGGCGTATATCAATTTTCTTTCATGGGTAACGATACTACTGAAATAAATGAAAAACCTGCATTAACTACTGATTATACGGAATATAATCCAAGTGTAAATTCTATATCTATTCAAGTAGTAGCGGCGCAGACCAATCATACCATCAGCTTTGATGCCAACGGAGGAACCGGAACTGTAACCTCAATGCAGGTAGCAGATGGACAGACTTCTTCCGCATTGCCAGCAGGAACAGGGCTGACAGCCCCAACAGGTAAGAAGTTCGACAGCTGGAACACGAAAGCAGACGGAACAGGAACTAAGTATGCAGCAGGAGCAACGGTTGCAAATGTAACAGCTGATATGACCTTATATGCACAGTATGTAGAAGATACACCGCAGGTAACTCATACCATCAGCTTTGATGTAAACGGAGGAACAGGAAGCGTTTCTTCAATGCAGGTAGCAGACGGACAGACTTCTTCCGCATTGCCAGATGGAAGTGGGCTGACAGCCCCAACAGGCAAGAAGTTCGACAGCTGGAACACGAAAGCAGACGGAACAGGAACTAAGTATGCAGCAGGAGCAACAGTTGCAAATGTGACAGCTGATATGACTCTGTATGCACAGTATGTAGAAGATACACCGCAGGTAACCCATACCATCAGCTTTGATGCCAACGGAGGAACCGGAAGTGTAACTTCATTACAGGTAGCAGATGGACAGACTTCTTCCGCATTGCCAGATGGAAGTGGGCTGACGGTACCAACAGGCAAGAAGTTCGACAGCTGGAACACGAAAGCAGACGGAACAGGAACTAAGTATGCAGCAGGAGCAACAGTTGCAAATGTGACAGCTGATATGACTCTGTATGCACAGTATGTAGAAGATACACCGCAGGTAACCCATACCATCAGCTTTGATGTAAACGGAGGAACAGGAAGTGTAACTTCATTGCAGGTAGCAGATGGACAGGCATCATCCGCATTGCCAGCAGGAATAGGACTGACAGCCCCAACAGGCAAGAAGTTCGACAGCTGGAACACGAAAGCAGACGGAACAGGAACTAAGTATGCAGCAGGAGCAACAGTTGCAAATGTGACAGCTGATATGACTCTGTATGCACAGTATGTAGAAGATACACCGCAGGTAACCCATACCATCAGCTTTGATGTAAACGGAGGAACAGGAAGTGTAACTTCATTGCAGGTAGCAGATGGACAGACTTCTTCCGCATTGCCAGATGGAAGTGGGCTGACGGTACCAACAGGCAAGAAGTTCGACAGCTGGAACACGAAAGCAGACGGAACAGGAACTAAGTATGCAGCAGGAGCAACAGTTGCAAATGTGACAGCTGATATGACTCTGTATGCACAGTATGTAGAAGATACACCGCAGGTAACCCATACCATCAGCTTTGATGTAAACGGAGGAACAGGAAGTGTAACCTCAATGCAGGTAGCAGATGGACAGGCATCATCCGCATTGCCAGCAGGAACAGGACTGACAGCCCCAACAGGCAAGAAGTTCGACAGCTGGAACACGAAAGCAGACGGAACAGGAACTAAGTATGCAGCAGGAGCAACAGTTGCAAATGTGACAGCTGATATGACTCTGTATGCACAGTATGTAGAAGATACACCGCAGGTAACCCATACCATCAGCTTTGATGTAAACGGAGGAACAGGAAGTGTAACTTCATTGCAGGTAGCAGATGGACAGACTTCTTCCGCATTGCCAGCAGGAACAGGGCTGACAGCACCTACAGGTAAGAAGTTCGACAGCTGGAACACGAAGGCAGACGGAACAGGAACCAAGTATGCAGAAGGAGCAACAGTTGCAAATGTGACAGCTGATATGACCCTGTATGCACAGTATGTAGAAGATACACCGCAGGTAACCCATACCATCAGCTTTGATGTAAACGGAGGAACAGGAACTGTAACTTCATTGCAGGTAGCAGATGGACAGACTTCTTCCGCATTGCCAGAAGGAACAGGGCTGACAGCACCTACAGGTAAGAAGTTCGACAGCTGGAACACGAAGGCAGACGGAACAGGAACCAAGTATGCAGCAGGAGCAACAGTTGCAAATGTGACAGCTGATATGACTCTGTATGCACAGTATGTAGAAGATACACCGCAGGTAACCCATACCATCAGCTTTGATGTAAACGGAGGAACAGGAAGTGTAACTTCATTGCAGGTAGCAGATGGACAGACTTCTTCCGCATTGCCAGAAGGAACAGGGCTGACAGCACCTACAGGTAAGAAGTTCGACAGCTGGAACACGAAGGCAGACGGAACAGGAACCAAGTATGCAGCAGGAGCAACAGTTGCAAATGTGACAGCTGATATGACTCTGTATGCACAGTATGTAACCGATTCCAGCAGCGGGGGTGGAAGCAGCCACAGTGGAGGAGGTTCTTCTTCAACGAGTGCATCCACTACTATCAAAATCGTAACAGATAAAGACTCAAAAGAAGCAGTCATAAACTTTAGCAGTTCAAGTGCCAAGGTTACGGCAGTTCAGATAAAAGATGTTATTGCCAGCAATAAAGATAATAACATCATAATTAAACAAAATGATGTTACGATGACCTTCAAAAAGGGAACAATGCAGGAGGTTTCAGGTAAAACGGAATATGATTTTGGTGTATCTTTTGCTACAGGAACTTTAAAAGATACTATAAAGAAGGCAGCAGGTGACAGTTTTATCCAGTCTCTTCATTTCAACTATAGTGGACAATTGCCAGCAAAAGCAACTATAGACATTAACTTAGGAAAAGCATACAGTGGACAGACATTAAACTATAACTATTATAACCCTCAGACCGGAAAGCTTGAATTTAAACAAAAATCCACAGTAGACAGTAATGGTATATTTACGGTACAGCAAAGTTCTTGTTCAGATTATGTAATTACTAAGTATGTCAGTGCTACACCAGGTAAGTTAAATCTTAATGTGGAAAGCTGGGTTAATCCATTTACAGATGTGGCAAAATCAGACTGGTTCTATAAGAGCGTGGCAATCCTTAATCAGAATAATATAATGGGGGGTACAGATGCTTCTGCATTTTCACCAAATTTAGGTACAAATCGAGGAATGATTGCTACCATACTGTATAGATTGAATGGCTCTAAGGAAACCTTTGACAGTTCCTTTACAGATGTAACAAAAGACCAGTATTATGCAAATGCTGTTGCATGGGCACAAAATAAAGGAATCGTTACAGGATATGGAAACAATATCTTTGCTCCAAATAATAATATTACACGTGAACAGTTAGTTTCTATTCTTTGGAGATATGCGGGTTCTCCTGTGGTTACAGATTATAATGGTATAGCATCATTTAAAGATGCCTTCGATATATCAGATTATGCAAAGCAGGCATTTGCATGGGCTTATCAGCAGAAAATAATCAGTGGCAAGGGTGATAATTCCCTTGATCCAAAAGGGCTGGCCACAAGAGCAGAGGTTGCCATGATGATAACTAGCTATGCTGAAAAGTAA
- a CDS encoding M23 family metallopeptidase, translating to MGWNQYGGWRIGIRSLDKKRYYYYAHLRKNFPYKLGLEEGAEVKAGDVIGYMGRTGYSTKENTNNINQTHLHFGMQLVFDESQKECNSEIWIDVYQIVRFLDNHRSEVLKNLITKDYTRAYDIREDLSEKKHE from the coding sequence CTGGGATGGAATCAATATGGAGGATGGCGTATCGGTATACGTTCTCTGGACAAAAAACGATATTACTACTATGCACATTTGAGAAAAAATTTCCCTTATAAGCTGGGACTGGAAGAAGGAGCAGAAGTGAAGGCCGGTGACGTCATCGGCTATATGGGAAGAACCGGATACAGTACCAAAGAAAATACCAATAACATCAATCAGACACATCTTCATTTTGGTATGCAGCTTGTTTTTGATGAATCACAAAAAGAGTGCAATAGTGAAATATGGATTGATGTTTATCAGATTGTACGTTTTCTGGATAATCACAGGTCGGAAGTTTTAAAGAATCTGATTACCAAAGATTACACCAGAGCGTACGATATACGGGAAGACCTGAGTGAAAAAAAGCATGAATAA
- a CDS encoding dockerin type I repeat-containing protein produces the protein MKEKSFKKVISFILGITMIITLMPYSAVYAEESTVYDPGSSNFTYDYDGIKAYDSNKAGITDIVEHNGEMYALQNDYTGDANKVRIQKYNGSGWDYINNDIVSFDGNSESMVFYKDKIYVAFIENLAGSGRLKVKSYTGTGWKQVGYSEPYGINLSSTDSIDTHRLIVFKDKLYLIFKSIESKESNFRALVYDDEQDKWNEADGGIPLESHTGNMWVQVVKTKDALYSRVTKYDQGLYLTRVKKFDGTSWKYIGGNPIRQFTIAVYNNELYGFQVKDDGILCIKYDTQSDQWVQVTYNGGKTNFGPPPAIYLCSNIKNAVEYNGKLYISTNLFYWFGVAQFQTYVAAFDGTNLTWIGGSPTKQQGINYDQNGAFIGALRVINGQLLVFGNQYKATDSNSYVTKIAKYIDSVAPVISFGTASRISSTSGVIKINANEPGYLYYTLVDDGAPVPDIDTSGTGIFWNAFGAEANIPLTDGEKDLYITVKDVAGNKSQVAKYDIPAMADTTPPVITSLSAIRSSDVDASVRFTVNETGKYYYKLMADGAAAPTAATLTSTAAFNCTTGENVFTPSGLTAGNLDLYLCVKDVAGNVSAVQKVDLNDTVNPVISDCTAGRSSDTAARVTFTSSEAGSSYYAVVEDNQAAPVINTGGTGTACIKSVNTIAVSGLTAGAKDLYLQLKDKAGNLSTIWKVDIDAAADTTPPALTQNNVKRTAPAYADITFDSSEAGSYYYLVTTSAITDLSLINTTGAGKLYQAGLNTFNVYLNTSEARTVCIVAKDKAGNLSKVLSVYVEPYQVPAINDLVAMRNSPTTAYVKLTSTASGNLYYSIVNHGDSVPVIDISGAGISVEAAQLKEFTIDNLTEGDKDIYFVVKDLNGAESSAAKGTIWQTVDDQPPVLSLGTAYRLEGGTIAAIRFQPNEFVYWDKVVVDEGVTPVPPAVITYSACSINQLAYDEIKDLTTGAKDVYIYAKDKAGNAAAPYKIRIPAFQEPDTTKPVLSEVTKTRISDDKATAAFMSNETGTYYYKVFDSVSGAPGIDTSGAGTPSGAMNTISLTGLSAGTKYLYVQVKDAAGNISDPLQIIIDGYQPVVPGFVIGGSATSPNLRFTEYTKDGTIYNLIEGLNPLAEKVNQVMSYFNVTNGTVKTYKWETASGTYTEVASNDSSAIVGTNFKIELYDTSGNLVKTYYVVIRGDVNCSGTITTLDTAGIKNHVIGKNRITNPIILYSADINKSNTITTIDTASVKNHVTGKARIVQ, from the coding sequence ATGAAAGAAAAGTCATTTAAAAAAGTTATTTCTTTTATTTTAGGAATAACCATGATTATCACATTGATGCCATATAGTGCAGTATACGCAGAAGAAAGTACGGTCTATGATCCCGGAAGCTCCAATTTCACCTATGATTATGATGGAATCAAGGCATATGATTCAAATAAGGCAGGTATCACGGATATAGTGGAGCATAACGGGGAAATGTATGCTCTTCAAAATGATTATACAGGAGATGCAAATAAAGTAAGAATACAAAAATATAACGGTTCTGGGTGGGACTATATCAATAATGATATCGTATCCTTTGATGGGAATTCAGAAAGTATGGTTTTCTACAAAGATAAGATCTATGTGGCATTTATTGAAAATTTAGCTGGTTCCGGCAGACTAAAGGTTAAGAGTTATACTGGGACTGGCTGGAAGCAAGTGGGATACAGTGAGCCCTATGGAATAAATTTAAGCTCAACTGATAGTATCGATACACATAGATTAATCGTTTTTAAGGACAAATTGTATCTGATATTTAAGTCCATAGAGAGTAAAGAAAGTAATTTTAGAGCTTTGGTATATGATGATGAACAGGATAAATGGAATGAGGCGGATGGAGGGATACCTCTAGAATCACATACAGGAAATATGTGGGTTCAAGTTGTAAAGACGAAAGATGCCCTCTATTCCCGTGTGACTAAATATGATCAAGGCTTGTATCTGACAAGAGTAAAAAAATTTGATGGTACCTCATGGAAATATATTGGCGGTAATCCAATCAGGCAGTTTACCATAGCTGTATATAATAACGAATTATATGGGTTTCAGGTGAAAGACGATGGTATTCTTTGTATAAAATATGATACTCAAAGTGATCAGTGGGTACAGGTGACCTATAACGGAGGAAAGACAAACTTTGGACCACCTCCGGCTATTTATCTGTGCTCGAATATAAAGAATGCAGTAGAGTATAACGGAAAATTATATATTTCAACCAATTTGTTTTACTGGTTTGGTGTTGCTCAGTTTCAGACCTATGTGGCAGCATTTGATGGTACAAATCTTACCTGGATAGGAGGAAGTCCTACGAAGCAGCAGGGAATTAACTATGATCAAAATGGTGCATTCATAGGAGCACTCCGGGTAATTAACGGACAGTTACTCGTTTTTGGTAATCAATATAAAGCTACTGATTCTAATTCGTATGTAACAAAAATTGCAAAATATATAGATTCTGTTGCACCAGTTATTAGTTTTGGTACGGCCTCACGTATCAGTAGTACCAGCGGAGTAATAAAGATTAATGCAAATGAACCAGGATATTTGTATTATACCCTTGTGGACGATGGAGCTCCAGTACCAGATATAGATACATCAGGAACAGGAATTTTCTGGAATGCATTTGGAGCGGAGGCTAATATCCCTTTGACCGATGGGGAAAAGGATCTTTATATAACGGTTAAGGACGTGGCAGGAAATAAAAGCCAGGTTGCAAAATACGATATTCCTGCCATGGCGGATACGACACCTCCGGTTATTACCAGCCTTTCAGCCATCCGGTCCTCCGATGTGGATGCAAGTGTCCGATTTACAGTAAATGAAACTGGAAAGTACTACTATAAATTGATGGCAGACGGAGCTGCGGCACCTACGGCAGCCACCCTTACCAGTACAGCTGCCTTTAACTGCACAACGGGAGAAAATGTCTTTACACCAAGTGGATTAACGGCAGGGAATTTAGACCTTTACCTCTGTGTCAAAGATGTTGCGGGAAATGTATCAGCAGTTCAGAAAGTGGATTTAAATGATACGGTGAATCCGGTTATATCAGACTGTACTGCAGGACGCAGCTCAGACACGGCGGCAAGGGTTACCTTTACTTCCAGTGAAGCAGGAAGCAGTTATTATGCTGTAGTCGAGGATAATCAGGCAGCTCCTGTGATAAATACAGGGGGAACGGGGACGGCTTGTATCAAGAGTGTAAATACCATTGCTGTTTCAGGGCTGACAGCAGGAGCAAAGGATTTGTACCTGCAGCTAAAGGATAAGGCAGGAAATTTAAGCACAATATGGAAGGTGGATATTGATGCAGCAGCGGATACAACCCCACCAGCTCTTACCCAGAATAATGTTAAGAGAACAGCCCCTGCATATGCAGATATAACTTTTGACAGCAGTGAGGCCGGAAGCTATTACTATCTGGTTACTACTTCTGCTATTACTGATTTAAGTCTTATCAACACTACCGGAGCAGGCAAACTGTATCAGGCAGGATTAAATACATTTAATGTATACTTAAACACGTCTGAAGCAAGGACCGTTTGTATTGTAGCAAAAGACAAAGCAGGAAATTTAAGTAAAGTACTCTCTGTTTATGTTGAACCATATCAGGTGCCGGCCATAAATGATCTGGTAGCAATGCGTAATTCTCCAACTACGGCATATGTGAAATTAACTTCAACAGCCAGTGGTAATTTGTATTACAGTATTGTAAACCATGGAGATTCTGTGCCTGTTATTGATATATCGGGTGCAGGAATAAGCGTTGAAGCTGCCCAATTAAAAGAATTTACAATTGATAACTTAACAGAGGGAGATAAGGATATCTATTTTGTAGTTAAAGATCTAAATGGAGCTGAGAGTTCAGCAGCAAAAGGTACCATTTGGCAGACTGTGGATGACCAGCCGCCTGTCTTATCTCTTGGCACAGCCTACAGATTGGAAGGCGGAACAATAGCTGCCATAAGATTCCAACCGAATGAATTTGTTTATTGGGATAAGGTTGTAGTTGATGAAGGTGTCACACCAGTCCCGCCAGCTGTAATTACTTATTCAGCATGTAGCATAAATCAATTAGCATATGATGAGATTAAAGATTTAACAACGGGAGCAAAGGATGTATATATCTATGCAAAGGATAAGGCGGGTAATGCAGCCGCACCATACAAAATACGTATCCCAGCATTTCAAGAACCAGATACAACCAAACCTGTTTTGTCAGAGGTTACTAAAACCCGTATTTCAGATGACAAGGCTACTGCCGCATTTATGTCAAATGAAACAGGAACTTATTACTATAAGGTATTTGACAGTGTGAGCGGAGCACCGGGCATCGATACAAGCGGAGCAGGAACTCCATCCGGTGCTATGAATACCATTTCTCTGACAGGTTTGTCAGCTGGAACTAAGTATTTGTACGTTCAGGTAAAGGATGCAGCAGGAAATATAAGCGACCCACTGCAAATCATTATCGATGGGTATCAGCCGGTAGTTCCAGGCTTTGTTATAGGCGGGTCTGCCACAAGCCCTAATTTAAGATTTACAGAATATACAAAAGACGGAACCATCTATAACTTAATTGAAGGACTGAACCCTCTGGCAGAAAAAGTAAATCAGGTTATGTCATACTTTAATGTGACAAATGGTACAGTTAAAACCTATAAATGGGAAACTGCTTCCGGAACATATACAGAGGTTGCTTCCAATGACTCAAGTGCTATAGTGGGAACGAATTTTAAGATAGAGCTGTATGACACTTCAGGTAATCTTGTAAAGACATATTATGTTGTAATCAGAGGGGATGTAAACTGCAGCGGAACCATAACCACATTAGATACAGCAGGCATCAAAAACCACGTGATAGGTAAAAACAGGATAACAAATCCTATTATTCTTTATAGTGCTGACATTAATAAGAGCAATACTATAACTACAATAGATACTGCAAGTGTGAAAAATCATGTTACAGGTAAAGCTCGTATCGTTCAATAA